A genomic stretch from Flavobacterium nitratireducens includes:
- a CDS encoding 3-hydroxyanthranilate 3,4-dioxygenase — MAISKPFNLTKWIDENRQLLKPPVGNKNLYVDSGDYIVMIVAGPNARKDFHYNETEELFYQLEGSIEVHIQEDGERKVMQLNAGDMYLHPAMVPHSPARSEGSIGLVIERKRANQGYVDGLLWFCDNCNHKLHEVYFELNNIEKDFLPHFEHFYNSESLRSCEKCGTVMATDPRFTAKK, encoded by the coding sequence ATGGCAATTTCAAAACCTTTTAACCTTACTAAATGGATTGACGAAAACCGTCAATTATTAAAACCACCTGTTGGAAACAAAAATTTATATGTTGATTCGGGCGATTATATTGTAATGATTGTCGCTGGGCCTAATGCTCGAAAAGATTTTCATTACAACGAAACAGAAGAGTTGTTTTATCAATTAGAAGGTTCTATCGAAGTGCATATTCAAGAAGATGGAGAGCGCAAAGTAATGCAACTGAATGCTGGAGATATGTATTTACACCCGGCTATGGTTCCTCATTCGCCTGCTCGTTCCGAAGGTTCTATCGGTTTAGTGATTGAGCGCAAAAGAGCCAATCAAGGTTATGTAGATGGTTTGCTTTGGTTTTGTGACAATTGCAATCACAAATTGCACGAGGTCTATTTTGAATTGAATAATATAGAGAAAGATTTTCTGCCTCATTTTGAACATTTTTATAATTCAGAAAGTCTTCGTTCTTGCGAAAAATGCGGAACTGTTATGGCAACCGATCCAAGATTCACAGCAAAAAAATAA
- a CDS encoding YraN family protein: MAEHNELGKLGEELAVDFLKNNGYSIVETNWTFQKAEIDIIAQLEDTLAIIEVKTRSSLEFGLPQDAVNSKKIKLLTKAVDNYVVENNLDLNVRFDIISIHKSDKSFVIEHITDAFFHF, from the coding sequence ATGGCCGAACACAACGAATTAGGAAAATTAGGAGAAGAATTAGCCGTTGATTTTTTAAAAAACAATGGCTATTCTATAGTAGAAACCAATTGGACTTTTCAGAAAGCCGAAATAGACATTATTGCACAACTTGAAGATACACTTGCCATAATTGAAGTAAAAACGCGTTCGTCACTTGAATTTGGCCTTCCACAAGATGCTGTAAACAGCAAAAAAATAAAACTACTTACGAAAGCGGTTGACAACTACGTAGTCGAAAATAATCTTGATCTCAACGTCCGTTTTGACATCATTTCCATTCACAAATCCGATAAATCATTTGTAATTGAACATATTACTGATGCTTTTTTTCATTTTTAA